Below is a window of Thermodesulfobium sp. 4217-1 DNA.
CAATTGTCTCAGCGCTCTCGCCTAAAAACTGAGAAATATTATCTATCCCCGCAGGACCGCCCTTGAAAATGTCTTTTAGCGCGCGTAGATACTTTCTATCAAGGTCATTTAAGCCCAGGTCATCAATGTTTATGATTTTTAAGGATTCTGCTGCTGCTATTACATCTATTGACTTGATTTTGTTAACCTGAACATAATCTCTGACTCTTCTTAAGAGTTTATTTGCAACCCTGGGGGTAAATCTCGATCTCTTTGCTAAGAAATTGGATGCCTCTTCTTCAATCTCTAACTCCAGAAATTCAGCAGATCTTTTGATAATAGAAGAGAGCTCTTCTTCTTGATAGAATTCGAAATACCCGTGAATTCCAAACCTGTCGATAAGTGGAGAAGAAAGCGAGCCAGGTTTTGTGGTAGCGCAGATTAGCGTAAATGGCGGCAAATTTAGGCGAACGCTTTGCGCGCCAATTCCTTTTGAAACGCTTATGTCTACGATATAGTCTTCCATCGATACATACAGTATTTCTTCAAGGTTTTTTGGCAATCTGTGGATCTCATCTATAAATAAAACGCTTCCATCTTTGTCAATGGACGTTAAGAGTCCCACAAGGTCTATTGGCTTTTGCAATGCTGACGCTATAGCAAATTTAAAATTTTTACCCATCTCGTAAGCGAGTATAGATGCTATAGTTGTTTTGCCCAGCCCAGGAGGTCCAGATAACAGTATGTGATCTAACATCTCATTCCTGCTTTTGGCAGCCTCCACAGAAATCTTCAAAAGTTTTTTTATATTTTCCTGCCCTATATATTCATCAAATGATTTTGGCCTTAATACGTTCATCTTATCCTTTGGATAGCCATAGTGATAATATCCTCGCTCTTAAGAATGTTTATGTCTGGAATATCTTTCAATGTATCAATTACCACTTCCTTGGCCCTTTGAAAAGTTACTCCCAAAGAGACCAGCGCATCTACTGCTAATTTTGCTTTATCGTCAAACTTTACATCAGAAAACTCTGGGAAACAGCCCTTAAGCTCATCGAATATTCTTTTTGCAGTCTTCTCGCCAACTCCAGGAATGGACTTTAGCGAATTTACCCTATCGTTTTTTAGATCGACTATCAACGTGGGATTGGTCTTGAAAGAGGATACTATTTGCAACGCCAGCTTAACGCCAATTCCGTGAATTTTCAAAAGTTTTTGGAAGCTCTCAAGATCGGGAATTGACTCAAAACCAAATAGCTGTTGTGACTCTGCGATAAATTGATGACTTATATAAAATTCTAAAATATCGCCTTTTCTATTCTTGTTCTTTTCAAAAAGATATGGAGGGAGCTTTATCAAATATCCCAAGCCGTTATTTTCAACAATTATGCTATTTTCTACAAAGCCAAGTAAATTACCTACTATATATGCTATCATTGTCTGAATATACCAGCGCAAGAGCAATAGCGTCCGTTACATCATCTCTGAGATTACTAAAATCAGATCCCAATATGAACTCTACAGATTTCCTAACCTGTACTTTATTGGCAAGACCATTCCCAGAAATAAGACGCTTTACCTCTTTCGGCGTGTATTCCCTATATGAAATATTTTTTTTGCTCAAAACCAACTTTATTACTCCTCTACCTTCTGACACGTCCATAACTGTTTTTTGATTCTTAAAATAGAAAAGCTTTTCGACAGAGCAGGCATCAGGACTATACTTGTCCACAATAGAGCTCAGCTCATCAAATATAGCGCACAATCTTTCATCCTGAGTGCGATTGTAAATCTGTATCAAACCGCAACTTTCCAAAGAAATACCCTGGTCCTTTTTTACGATTGCATAGCCTATATCGGCTACGCCAGGATCAATTCCCAATACTATCATAATTTAGCTTTCATAAGAGATTGCTACTCTTCTTTCTCAATTTCCTCCATTATGTTCTCTGGGATATCGAAATTAGCATATACGTTTTGGACGTCATCGTGCTCTTCCAATTGCTCCAGGAAACCAAGAACCTTTTTTGCTTCTGAAATATTGCTAACTTGTACATAAGTAGATGGAACCATTACTACTTCACAATTTACTATATTGAAATTAGCATCTTTTAGTTTACCTTGAACCTGATAAAGATTTTCTGGTTCAGTAATGACCTTAGTTTCTCCGTCTCCCTGTTCTATATCTTCGATTGCAAGGTCTTCGTCAAGAGCCAATTCCATAATTTTTTCCTCGTTTTCGCCCTCAACAATGATCTCGCCTTTTCTTGAAAACATCCAGGCTACAGCCCCTGCGTCAGCCATATTTCCGCCAGATTTTGAGAAAATTTTTCTAATCTCTGGAGCAGTTCTATTTTTATTGTCGGTCGTTACGTTCATTAGGACTGCAATGCCTAAAGGACCGTAACCTTCATAGACCATTTCTTCATAGTTCGCTCCGTCGTTGAGCTCGCCGGTGCCCTTTTGGATCGCCCTCTTGATGTTATCAGAAGGCATATTTACGCTCTTTGCCTTTTCAATTGCAATTCTCAATCTTGCATTAGCTTCTGGACTGCCGCCGCCTGTCCTTGCAGCAATCGTAAGCTCTCTTGCAAGCTTAGTAAATACCTTGCCTCTTACAGCATCTTCTTTAGATTTCTTATGTTTAATATTAGCCCACTTGGAATGTCCAGAAATAATTCCACCTCCAGAAAAATTTATAATTATAGAATAGGGAATTTTAACAAATTATACCAAATATTTCAAACGCCTGTGTGTCCAAAACCTCCAATATTCCTTTTGGTTTCGTCTAATTCAGTAAAAACAAATTGTGCACCGTAAATCTTTTGAAACACCATCTGCGCTATTCTGTCATAGGGATTGATAGTAAATGTATCATTTCCCAGGTTAATCAAGATTATCTTTACTTCGCCTCTATAGTCAGAATCAATTGTTCCAGGACTATTTAAAACGAAAACGCCCTTTAGTGCAAGGCCGCTTCTTGACCTTATTTGCGCTTCGTAACCAGTAGGTATCTGTAGCCTAATCCCAGTCGATATTAACCCTATCGCGCCTTTTAAGATTTCAACAGGACTATCGATAAAGGCCTTTATATCATATCCGCTACTGCCTTCTGTTTTTCTTTCTGGCAGACATCTCTTGTCTGATAGTTCAATTCCAATATTAATCATTAGACTATCCTTGCAAAAATTTTTCTGCCCACTTTCAATTTAAATTTGTCCTTTTTAACTATAAACTTCTCATCATTTATAGCTTCTTCGTTAATCTCTATTGCTCCCTGAGCAAGAAGTCTCTTCCCCTCGCTCGTGCTCTTTAAGAGTCCAAGATCGACCAAAAGCTTTGGCAGCCATACCTCATTTTCACTTTCATAGGGCCATCTGTACTCTGCAGCATCATCTGGAAATGATCTTTTTTCGAATGCAGTCTCGAAATTTTCCCTTGCCTTTGCAGCATCTTCCTCAGAAGAATACCTTTTTGTGATGTCAAAGGCTAAAACCTTTTTTATATCTTTTGGATTCTCATATTTTTTAAACAGCACAGAAATTTCATCTTCTGTAAAATCGGTAAGCAAGATAAAATATTGTCTTAACAGCTCATCTGGCATTGACATCAGCTTACCAAATATCGTATTTGGCTCTTCAGCAATGCCGACATAATTTCCAAGGCTTTTGCTCATTTTTTGCTTTCCGTCAAGGCCTGCAATAATAGGCATAGTAAGACACACCTGAGGTTCCATTCCCATTTTCTCCATTAGATCTCTGCCTATCAGGAGATTGAACGTCTGGTCTGTTCCGCCAAGCTCCACATCAGCATTGATAGCCACCGAATCGTATGCCTGGAGCAAAGGATACAAGATCTCATGAAGGCTGATAGGTTCGTTTGCTTTCAATCTCTCTGAAAAAGTCTCCCTTTCAAGGATTCTGGCGACAGTAAACTTTGCACTCAGTTTTATCAACTCTTCAAGGCTTATTTTTGACAACCATTCTGAGTTATATCTAATGGTAGTCTTTTCTTTGTCCAATATTTTAAAAGCCTGAGTTTTGTAGGTTTCAGCATTTTTATTGATTTCTTCTACGTTTAGGGCTGGCCTAGTCTTTGATTTTCCAGTCGGATCGCCGATCAAGGTAGTGAAATCACCAATAATTAATATTACTCTGTGCCCAAGGTCTTGAAAACTCTTTAGTTTACTAAGCACTACGGTATGCCCCAGATGTAGATCGGGAGCTGTAGGGTCAATACCCAGCTTAATATTTAGCTTTCTACCTGACTTAATCTTTTTTTCAAGATCGTCAAAAGGTATAATTTCTTCAGTGCCTCTTTTAATTAACTTAATCGATTCATCAAAGTTCAAAAAAAACCCTCCTTTCAAAGTTACACAAGGAATGATATCATATACAAGACAGACTTTAAATAACATGTTATAATTTACATTCGTTAAAAATTTTAGATAAGGGAAAATGGAGGAATTATATGCCAGTTACAAGAACCGCTACAAGAGAGTTAAGAAAAAGCTTAAGAAAAAAACACCATAACCAATCGGTAAAATCTGCCACCAAGACTAGCATCAAAAATTTTGAAAAATTGTTGCAAGTTGAAGCCACAGCAGAGCAAAGAGAAAAGGTTTTAGATCTCTTTAAGAAAGCAGTAAGCTCTGTGGACAGATTGGCGAAAAACAATATCTATGATAAAAATAAAGCTTCTAGAAAGAAATCCCAACTCCAAATAAAACTCAATAACTTTTTAAATCAGAAAACAGAGTCTTAAGAACTAAATTTAAAGAGTCATCGTTGGACAGAAGGCCAGACTTCAGTTGACCTTCTGTTTTTATTACTCTTAATAGGACTTCACCTATCCTTTTAGGAGTAACTTTTGTGTATTGGATGTGCTTTAGCTGCCAGGCTTTGCTAGGATCTGATTTTAACAGGTTGCGGTATTTTAAATTGAAATAGCCCAAGAGCAAATCTTTTTTTAGAACCTCTATCAGAACAAATACTTCTTCTGGCTTAACATTAAAAATTGATATATCGCTGACAGTCTGACCTTCAAAAAAATATTTTGATATATCCCATATCTTTCTTGATTCTGATATGGAAGATTCTGAGCCTAAAAATATTTTCAAAAGTTCATTTTTCGTCCATTCATAGTTTTTATCGTATCCGTTGTAGATGTCTTTAGCAATTTTTTTATCAAATTTAAATTGATATTTACTAAAAAAATTATTTAAGCCTGCATTTACAAAATTGAGATCTTCTTTATAAACTTTTATCCCCTTGTTTTCAAGGCCTTTCAGGGTCATAGCATTAATTTTTTCACACACAGCAAATAATTTTTTATCATCAGACGCCTTTAACTTTAGGATTAACTTAGCAGTATCTTTTGTAATCTCAATAGTTTTAAAATAAATATGCTCTTCCCCAAACAATGAAGATGAGCTGAAATTGTTCATCATATCTTCTACATTGTCTACCTCGACAATATTGATGTCTTGTTCGTGAAAATATGGTACAAGATAGTCCTGCCATAAAGAAATATTCCCCACAAACAGGTTCTTTAAGTCGAAATCTAAGATATTTTTTCCCTCAGCCTTTTTCATTTTTACCTCTACTTATTATTATATGAATCTGGATAGATTAATTCATAATCACGATAGATTTTAACTCCATCTTTCTCGCACAATACAATTACATCTTTCAACGGTTTGAAAATCTGATTGGTTGAAATAACAAACTTACTGGTAGGCGTTTTTACGCTGCAATTTTCAATTTGCTTATAAAATTCGAAACTTCCTTCACTGGATTGTAAAATTATACCCTTTTTATCATTATATACTTTTATGTCGTCAGGTTTGAAGACCATCAATGAGAAAAACACAGATCCTAAGAAAATATAAAAAATTACAGAATTATATTTGTTGAAAATTATTAAGAACAACACTAAATAATATAGATAAACGCTAAATGCGGGTATTTTGGCGAAAAAGACTGAAGACAAGGGCATATTTGACCAGCCTTTGATTATATAGATTACTATATCTGTCATGTATGTGACAAAATGACCAATATATTGTGAAAAAATACCAGAAATAGTCATAAGAAAGCTCAATATAAATCCTATAAGTATAAATATTTCTAAAAAGGGCGTAATGAAGATATTTGTAAACAACGCAAGAAGGGAAAGGTTATTAAAATAGTTTACTATAGGAGGAAATAAGAATATAAATACTGAGAATGATAGTATAAAGAGCTCTGCTATATAATTATGTACGTTTAGTTTATTTCTTATCTCGCTTGCGAAAAACATTGCAAATATACACAAAAATGTTAATTGAAAACTAATATCAAACAGTGAAACAGGCTCGAATATAAGAAGCAATATTAATGCTAACAAAGTTAAGTTAAAAGATGAATAGTTAAATCTAAATAGCTCTGCTAATGCGACAAACAATATCAAACAGCCAGCTCTCATCACAGGCGGATCAAGGCCTACATTTAAACAAAATAGCGATGTGAAAAAGGATATTATAACAAAAGACATGACAGGATTCATCGACATTCTCTTCAGAAAGTAAAAGAACATAGAAAATATCATCGACACCTGAGCTCCAGACACCACAAGTATGTGTAGAAGTCCAGTGCGGTTAAAAGCGTTATAAACTTCTTTGGGCGGCTGAAAAAGATCGTCCCCATATAGCATTGCGCCAAAGACCATACCCTCTTGCTCTGAAATATTTTGTCTTATAGCATTTTCAACATACTGTTTAAAAAATAACTTGTTGTTGGAGCTATTTTTCTCAATTCTTGTCGCCAAAATAATAGAATTGCCAAGTGACTCTCCGTCAATTGTAATATTATCTCCTTGTTGAAAATTGGTTTTTCCTCTAAAGATGACTCTTTCAATCTTGGAAGCAAATGGATCTGGGCTATGAAGATATACTTTCAGCAAATTATTTTTTTGATTTATTACTGTAGCGGTGAAGAAAAAGTTTTTATAGCTAAATTTAGTTAGGTCTTTAGAATAAGAAAGAAACAAGCCGCTAAATAAGAGTAATGTGGAAATTGTAGTTATTAATACATAAAATTCCAGCCTTTTAAATTCAAATGATATTAATAAAAAAAGCATACAGGTAAAGATATAAGCCAAAAGTGCCAAAATTGAATAGTTGTAGTAAAAAAATATGCCTGCGCAAAATGAAAAAGAAGGCAAAAGTAAAGGATATCTCCAAATCAAAAGGTTATAAAACCTCTTAACTTCTCAATCTTTGAACTTGAAAAATTTAATCGCTGTTTAAAGTCCTCTAAATTAATAAACTTCGACTTATTTCTTTCATCGATTATCTTTTCTGCAGTAGCCCTTCCAATGCCAGGCAAGGAATCAATCTCTTCCAATGACGCCAAGTTTACATTCACAATTGTTCCATGTGCTGACCCAGAGCTAACGAATGGCACTTTGATAGTCTGATTTTGCCTAAGCTTCTTGTTTAGCGCCAACCCTGATGTGTCGGCGCCCTCAAGACAGCCCCCTGCAACTATTATAAGATCTTGAACCTTAGATCCATAGGGAACCTGATAATCACCAGGATTCTTTATAGCCCCCTTTATATGAACAACTATATCTTTTTCTGCTGTAGTAGAGTTAATTTTTACCTTGCTGCTCTTGCTTTTATCATCATATTGATTGCTTTGATTATTTTGTGTCTCGCCAATAGGATTTACAGGATTATTCGATCCCTGGCTAAAACCCCAATAAGCCACGATAGAGGCTACAAATATCAATGATAATATTAGAGATAGCTTTTCTTTCATGTCATATCTATTTGACCACTATATTGAAAATCTTGTTCTTTACATAAATTTTCTTCAAGATATCCTTGCCCTCGATAAACTTTTTCACTCTGAGACTCGACATTACCATATCTTCTATAACGTCTTCGGTTTGATCTTTTTCTACCATAATCTTGTCTCTAAGTTTTCCATTGATCTGTATTGCAATCACGCATATATCGTCTTCAAGATAATTTGTATCTACTTCTGGCCAATTCTGTGAACTTATCAGGTCTTTATTTCCCATTTCAGACCATATTTCTTCGCACATATGTGGAGCAAATACAGAAAGAATTATGGTGAATGTCTCAAATATCTTTTTAACAAGCTCGGGTCTTATTTTTTTGTTCCTTAGAGAAAAAGAAAATTCATTCGTGAACTCCATCAGAGCAGCGATCGATGTATTAAAATGAAACTTGTCCTCAATGTCGTTTCCAGCCTTTAACAATGTCTTGTTTAATTTTTTGTAGATATCGACCTCATCTTTGTTCAAATCATCGAAAGTTAACTCTTTTGTGACCTTTATCAAATCAATATTATCGTGGAATAGTCTCCAAACCCTTGATAGAAAACGGTGAGCGCCCTCTACACCCTGGTCGCTCCATTCAAGATCCTTTTCTGGCGGAGCCGCGAAAAGAATAAATAATCTAGCTGTATCTGCGCCGTAAGTAGCAAGGATCTCTTCTGGGTCTACCACATTTCCCTTTGATTTAGACATCTTTTCGCCTTCTTTTAGGACCATACCCTGAGTTAAAAGGTTCGAAAAAGGCTCATCAATTTCCAAAAATCCTAAATCTCTTAAGACCTTCACGAAAAATCTTGAGTAAAGTAGATGAAGGACTGCATGCTCGACTCCACCAATATATTGATCTACGCTCATCCAGTACTTAGCTTTATCTTTAGAAAAGGGTTCGGTAACATTTTTTGGATCGCAAAACCTCAGATAGTACCATGAAGAGTCGACAAACGTGTCCATTGTGTCGGTCTCTCTCTTGGCATCCGATCCGCATATTGGACATTTTACATTTACGAACTCATCGATATTGGATAATGGAGATCCGCCTGTTCCAGTAAATTCGACATTTGTCGGCAGAATAACTGGCAAATCCTTCTCGCTCAAAGGCACAATTCCACATTTCTCACAATATACTATTGGGATAGGAGTGCCCCAATATCTTTGCCTTGATATGAGCCAGTCTCTTAGCCTTATCTGTTTGGCGAATTTTGCTATTTTTTCTTCTTGAAACATCTCTACAATCTTCTTTTTAGCATCTGAGCTCTTTAACCCAGAGATATGAGGCGAATTTACGACAATTCCCTCATCTTCATAAACACTGCTCTCATCGCAGGCGTCCTTATCTTCGGGCTTTATTACGTATTTAATAGGAAGATTTTTCTCCCTTGCAAAGTCAAAATCCCTTGCATCGTGAGCTGGAACTCCCATCACAGCTCCTGTACCGTAGCTCATAAGAACGTAATTTGAGGCAAAGACTTGAATATCTTCATTTGTAAGCGGATTCACAACTGTTATGCCAAGAGATACGCCTTTTTTATCATTTACACCAACTGTAAACCTATTTTGAATCTTTTCTTTTTCATAATCCTTTAAAAACTCTATCAATTCTTCATTATTTTTGCTGTCTAAGATATTTTTCACTATTGGGTGTTCGGCTGAAACCACCATAAAGGTTGCTCCGCCCAGAGTATCTGACCTTGTGGTAAATACCTCTATAAAATCGTCTTTATACCCATCTACTTTCTCAGAGAGCTTAAATTTTATCATTACTCCTTCTGATAAGCCTATCCAATTGCGCTGCATAACTTTTACTTTTTGAGGCCAGCCCCTCAAGATATCAAGGTCTTTTACAAGCTCCTCAGAGTAGTCTGTAATCTTGAAGAACCACTGTTCAAGCTCCTTTAATTCTACTTCGCTTTTACATCTCCAGCATCTTCCTTCTTCTGCCTGTTCATTTGCAAGAACAGTTTTACATTCGGGGCACCAGTTAACTTTTGATTTCTTCTTATATGCCAATCCCTTTTTGTAGAATTGAAGAAATAGCCATTGGTTCCACTTATAATAATCAGGAAAGCATGTAGCTACCTCTCTATCCCAATCATAACTAATTCCTAAAGAATTTAGCTGTCTCTTCATATTCTCAATATTTTTTACTGTCCACTCATAAGGATGAACGCCGTATTTAATAGCTGCATTTTCAGCAGGCATCCCAAAAGCGTCCCAGCCCATTGGATGAAGAACATTGTATGATTTCATCCTGTGATAGCGAGCTACAACATCACCAATGGTATAGTTTCTAACATGCCCCATATGAAGATTCCCCGATGGATAAGGGAACATTTCCAATATAAATATTTTTTTGTTTCCCTTTTCCTCTTCTGTTTTAAAGACCTTCTTTTCTTTCCATGTTGCCTGCCACTTCTTTTCGATTGTTTCAAAAGGATATAAGCCCAATAATATTGCCTCCCCAATTTTTAGTAATTTCATTTGAATTATTATAAACCCAAATTATAATTTTATAAATTTTAAATAAATTTAAATATAATAAATCATTTCAATTTAAACTCTTATTAATTCATAAAATATTGTTATAAAAAAAAGTTTTTAATAGTGCTATTATTAAATAAAAGCTTAATGTTGTAAGTGTATTTAGTACAAAATGAATTTACAAAAGGAGGGTAGAATGAAAATCTTGGTAGGAGTAAACGATTCTAAGGACTCCCAAGATGTTGCAAGATGGGCTATTAACTTTGCTAGCCAGGAAAAGGATTCTGAGGTCACTTTGGTATTTGCAGAGAAAAGGATGCCTTTTGTTTCATACGAAGATATTACTGACGATCAGCTAATGGCACTTGCTCAGGTAGACGGTGAAATGATTTTTGATAAGTGCTTGAATGGCTTCAACACAAAAGGAACTACAGTAAAAGAAAGAATTCTCATAGGCGATCCTTCTGCTGAAATTTTGAAAATTGCAAAAGAAGAAGGAGTTGATTTTATCGCTCTTGGAACCAGAGCCCTTTCACCAGTGTGCCAAATGTTTATGTGCTCAGTTTCAGAAAGAGTTATAAAAAAGTCTCCAATACCTGTAATAATTAACAGGTTCCCATCAGAAACTGTAAAAGACTTACACACCATCAAGGCTTAAGGGGGTTATAAAGTTTAAAGTTATGCAATTTATTGATAGCGTCGTCCCTTTTTTACCCATAGGTCATACATACCCAGCTATCTAAAAAATAAGCTGGGTATGTAATTTAGACTATCAGTTCATGACCAAATTCTTTTAACCATTTTCTCTTCTCTTTATAGTTTGGGACAAGCCCTTCAACCTTACTCCAAAATTCCTTTGAATGGTTTTTAATTATTATGTGTATGATTTCATGCACTACTACATAATCAATAATATCTATAGGAGCCATAATAAGCCTCCAAGAAAGACTTAGAGTATTTTTATAGGAACAAGACCCCCAATTCGTCTTTGCGCTGGAAATTCTTAACTTGTTAAATTTTAGTCCTGTTAAATGCGAGTAAAATGTAGCTCTTTCAGAAAATATTTCACGAGCACGATTCTTGTACCAATTTGTCAATATGCTTTTAGCTTGTGGTAGATGATTTTTTGCAATATAAAACCCATTATTAAATATTATAGGTTTAGCTTGAAAGTCGGCTACTTTTAATTTAAATAAATTTCCCAAATAAAAAAATTCTTCTCCATCACAAAATTTCTTCTCTAAAACTTTTGAATTTCTTTCGATTAATTCAGATTTTTTTCTCTCAATCCATTCAGCGTATTTCTCAACAACTTTATCTATGTCCACATCAGTTACATAATATGGAGCCTTTACGACAAGCTTTGCGCCCTCTATTATCTGAAGAGAGATTGTTCTCCTTTTTGAACGTAATATTTTGTCTATTTTAATAGAAATCTACCCCTATAAGCATAAAGTGAAATACTGCATTTTACACAAACTTGCTACAAAAAAATGTATATCAATTCGATTATGTCTCTCGCTTCATTTTACGATATTCTTTGATTATAGCTCTCTCTAAAACCTTTTCAATTTCTTTTATTCTGTCCCATTTGTTCTCACTTGGATTATTGTTCATGTCGTTTACAGCAAGATAGTATTCTTCATAATATTTAAATATCAGGCTGTCATCTGATACGTACATATTTTTCATATCAATATAAAGCTGGCTATTTTTAAAATCAGTAAAACACAAAATATCCTCAATGTGTGAACCAAAATATATTGACCTCTCCAAAATGCCATGCTGAACCAGCTGCCTGGAATAAATGCCCAAAAGGCTTTTTAGGGATCTAAATCTAAAATATCCTGTATTTAAGAAATCTTTTAGCATATCCTTTGGCATTGGTCTTGCTATTGCATAGCCCTGAAGCAGCGGAACTCCCATAGAAGTTAGGGCATCAAATATGTCTGGAGTCTCTACCCCCTCTACCACAAAATATATGCCCTTCGCTCTTGCCAGACCGAAGATAGATTCTACAAAGTGAAGGTCTTGAGGATTCTTTTCTAACCCACGAATAAAGCCTTGATCCAATTTTATCTTGTCAACAGAAAGATTTTTTATTCTCAACAGTGACGAATATGCACTGCCTACATCGTCAAGCGCAAGCTGAACCCCAATATCCTTTAACTTCATAAGATATTCTATTGCCTTTTCGATCTGAGTGAACTCAGTTCTTTCAAGTATTTCGAAAAATATCTTTGAAGGCTCTACCTTGCTTTTTTCTATAATATTCTTAACAATTTCTACGAAATTTTCTGACACAAAACCAGGCTCTATGTTTACAGAAACAACTAAGGAATGTCCATCTTCATCCAATTCCTCAACATCCCTTAGAGCAATTGTTAATACCTGACGAGTTAATTCCAATAAATCTTCATTTGTAAATTTTGATAAAAATTTATCTGGCGTAAGTATGGCTCCACCATCATCAAGCAGCCTTGCAAGGGCTTCTATCCCAACAATGCTTGAAGTTTGATTGTCAAAAATCGGCTGATAGTAGACCATTACTCTACCCTGACTTAATAACATCTG
It encodes the following:
- a CDS encoding crossover junction endodeoxyribonuclease RuvC, whose protein sequence is MIVLGIDPGVADIGYAIVKKDQGISLESCGLIQIYNRTQDERLCAIFDELSSIVDKYSPDACSVEKLFYFKNQKTVMDVSEGRGVIKLVLSKKNISYREYTPKEVKRLISGNGLANKVQVRKSVEFILGSDFSNLRDDVTDAIALALVYSDNDSIYSR
- the rpsT gene encoding 30S ribosomal protein S20, with the protein product MPVTRTATRELRKSLRKKHHNQSVKSATKTSIKNFEKLLQVEATAEQREKVLDLFKKAVSSVDRLAKNNIYDKNKASRKKSQLQIKLNNFLNQKTES
- a CDS encoding ComEC/Rec2 family competence protein — translated: MIWRYPLLLPSFSFCAGIFFYYNYSILALLAYIFTCMLFLLISFEFKRLEFYVLITTISTLLLFSGLFLSYSKDLTKFSYKNFFFTATVINQKNNLLKVYLHSPDPFASKIERVIFRGKTNFQQGDNITIDGESLGNSIILATRIEKNSSNNKLFFKQYVENAIRQNISEQEGMVFGAMLYGDDLFQPPKEVYNAFNRTGLLHILVVSGAQVSMIFSMFFYFLKRMSMNPVMSFVIISFFTSLFCLNVGLDPPVMRAGCLILFVALAELFRFNYSSFNLTLLALILLLIFEPVSLFDISFQLTFLCIFAMFFASEIRNKLNVHNYIAELFILSFSVFIFLFPPIVNYFNNLSLLALFTNIFITPFLEIFILIGFILSFLMTISGIFSQYIGHFVTYMTDIVIYIIKGWSNMPLSSVFFAKIPAFSVYLYYLVLFLIIFNKYNSVIFYIFLGSVFFSLMVFKPDDIKVYNDKKGIILQSSEGSFEFYKQIENCSVKTPTSKFVISTNQIFKPLKDVIVLCEKDGVKIYRDYELIYPDSYNNK
- a CDS encoding YebC/PmpR family DNA-binding transcriptional regulator gives rise to the protein MPYSIIINFSGGGIISGHSKWANIKHKKSKEDAVRGKVFTKLARELTIAARTGGGSPEANARLRIAIEKAKSVNMPSDNIKRAIQKGTGELNDGANYEEMVYEGYGPLGIAVLMNVTTDNKNRTAPEIRKIFSKSGGNMADAGAVAWMFSRKGEIIVEGENEEKIMELALDEDLAIEDIEQGDGETKVITEPENLYQVQGKLKDANFNIVNCEVVMVPSTYVQVSNISEAKKVLGFLEQLEEHDDVQNVYANFDIPENIMEEIEKEE
- the tyrS gene encoding tyrosine--tRNA ligase, giving the protein MNFDESIKLIKRGTEEIIPFDDLEKKIKSGRKLNIKLGIDPTAPDLHLGHTVVLSKLKSFQDLGHRVILIIGDFTTLIGDPTGKSKTRPALNVEEINKNAETYKTQAFKILDKEKTTIRYNSEWLSKISLEELIKLSAKFTVARILERETFSERLKANEPISLHEILYPLLQAYDSVAINADVELGGTDQTFNLLIGRDLMEKMGMEPQVCLTMPIIAGLDGKQKMSKSLGNYVGIAEEPNTIFGKLMSMPDELLRQYFILLTDFTEDEISVLFKKYENPKDIKKVLAFDITKRYSSEEDAAKARENFETAFEKRSFPDDAAEYRWPYESENEVWLPKLLVDLGLLKSTSEGKRLLAQGAIEINEEAINDEKFIVKKDKFKLKVGRKIFARIV
- the ruvA gene encoding Holliday junction branch migration protein RuvA — encoded protein: MIAYIVGNLLGFVENSIIVENNGLGYLIKLPPYLFEKNKNRKGDILEFYISHQFIAESQQLFGFESIPDLESFQKLLKIHGIGVKLALQIVSSFKTNPTLIVDLKNDRVNSLKSIPGVGEKTAKRIFDELKGCFPEFSDVKFDDKAKLAVDALVSLGVTFQRAKEVVIDTLKDIPDINILKSEDIITMAIQRIR
- the ruvB gene encoding Holliday junction branch migration DNA helicase RuvB; protein product: MNVLRPKSFDEYIGQENIKKLLKISVEAAKSRNEMLDHILLSGPPGLGKTTIASILAYEMGKNFKFAIASALQKPIDLVGLLTSIDKDGSVLFIDEIHRLPKNLEEILYVSMEDYIVDISVSKGIGAQSVRLNLPPFTLICATTKPGSLSSPLIDRFGIHGYFEFYQEEELSSIIKRSAEFLELEIEEEASNFLAKRSRFTPRVANKLLRRVRDYVQVNKIKSIDVIAAAESLKIINIDDLGLNDLDRKYLRALKDIFKGGPAGIDNISQFLGESAETIEDLCEPYLLKIDFVQRTPRGRVLTENAINYLDNTYCEKSI
- a CDS encoding ComEA family DNA-binding protein, coding for MKEKLSLILSLIFVASIVAYWGFSQGSNNPVNPIGETQNNQSNQYDDKSKSSKVKINSTTAEKDIVVHIKGAIKNPGDYQVPYGSKVQDLIIVAGGCLEGADTSGLALNKKLRQNQTIKVPFVSSGSAHGTIVNVNLASLEEIDSLPGIGRATAEKIIDERNKSKFINLEDFKQRLNFSSSKIEKLRGFITF